A window from Pseudooceanicola algae encodes these proteins:
- a CDS encoding YcbK family protein, which produces MTEQSFAKISRRSLLGAFAATVVTAAPTYTKAAGFLRSSGDIRRIKMYNARTGENLDMIYWIEGEYLADALTEISTFMRDWRSGAVKQVDLRTVDIMAAAHNLMEIKEPYMLLSGYRSPQTNAMLRSRSSGVAKNSLHMKAQAADLRLASRSVNQMARAAASCRAGGVGRYSGSNFVHMDCGPVRTWGA; this is translated from the coding sequence ATGACCGAGCAAAGCTTCGCGAAAATTTCGCGTCGCTCCCTTTTGGGGGCATTCGCGGCGACCGTGGTAACTGCGGCACCGACTTACACCAAGGCAGCAGGGTTCCTGCGCAGCTCAGGTGATATCCGACGTATCAAGATGTACAACGCCCGAACCGGTGAAAACCTCGACATGATCTACTGGATCGAAGGGGAATACCTGGCAGATGCCTTGACCGAGATCTCCACCTTCATGCGCGACTGGCGCAGCGGCGCCGTCAAGCAGGTCGATTTGCGTACCGTCGACATCATGGCCGCAGCCCATAACCTGATGGAGATCAAGGAACCCTACATGCTCCTGTCCGGTTACCGGTCTCCGCAGACCAATGCGATGCTGCGGTCCCGGTCTTCCGGCGTGGCCAAGAATTCGCTGCACATGAAGGCACAGGCCGCAGACCTTCGTCTGGCGTCGCGCAGTGTCAACCAGATGGCCCGTGCCGCCGCCTCCTGCCGTGCCGGCGGTGTCGGACGCTACAGCGGGTCGAACTTCGTCCACATGGATTGCGGTCCCGTACGTACCTGGGGCGCCTGA
- a CDS encoding M24 family metallopeptidase, which yields MASNKAPFSPAEYQRRIRITRAAMAEAGIDVLFVTNPSNQYWLTGYDGWSFYVHQGVILPMEGDPYWWGRMQDANGAKRTVWMEHENILYYADRYIQATDCHPMEDLASHLRIMGYGDARIGLEMETYFYTARAHAVLEDGLPDATLIDASTLVNWKRLIKSDEELAFMRRAARISELVIERAMELAEPGMRKHDLVGELFKTAVQGEEDSWGDYPAIVPLLPSGEDASAPHLTWNGEALKKGEATFIEQSGCYRRYHAPLCRTIFFGKPPTYLTDASKALTEGLNAGIEVARPGNRACDIARALDVELMKVGIERPNRCGYAVGLSYPPDWGEHTVSLRAMDETVLEPGMTFHFMPGLWMDDWGLETTETILIREDGAAEPLCNVPRKLFVKD from the coding sequence ATGGCCTCCAACAAGGCGCCCTTTTCCCCGGCCGAATACCAGCGCCGCATCCGCATCACCCGTGCCGCCATGGCAGAGGCCGGGATCGACGTGCTGTTCGTCACCAATCCGTCCAACCAGTACTGGCTGACGGGCTATGACGGCTGGTCCTTCTATGTTCACCAGGGGGTGATCCTTCCGATGGAAGGCGACCCCTATTGGTGGGGCCGCATGCAGGACGCAAATGGCGCCAAGCGCACGGTCTGGATGGAACATGAAAACATCCTTTATTACGCCGACCGCTATATCCAGGCCACCGATTGTCACCCGATGGAAGACCTCGCCTCGCACCTGCGGATCATGGGTTACGGCGATGCGCGCATCGGACTTGAGATGGAGACCTACTTCTACACCGCCCGCGCCCATGCGGTGCTGGAAGACGGCTTGCCCGATGCCACGCTGATCGACGCCTCGACCCTGGTGAACTGGAAGCGCCTGATCAAGAGCGACGAGGAACTGGCCTTCATGCGCCGGGCCGCGCGGATTTCCGAACTGGTGATCGAACGGGCGATGGAACTGGCCGAACCCGGCATGCGCAAACATGACCTGGTGGGCGAACTGTTCAAAACGGCCGTGCAGGGTGAAGAGGACAGCTGGGGCGATTACCCGGCCATCGTACCGCTGCTGCCTTCGGGGGAAGACGCCAGCGCGCCGCATCTGACGTGGAACGGCGAGGCGCTGAAAAAGGGTGAGGCAACCTTTATCGAGCAATCGGGTTGCTATCGCCGCTATCACGCGCCGCTGTGCCGGACGATCTTTTTCGGCAAGCCTCCGACCTATCTGACCGATGCCTCCAAGGCGCTGACCGAAGGGCTGAATGCCGGGATCGAGGTCGCCCGCCCCGGCAACCGCGCCTGCGATATCGCCCGCGCGCTGGATGTCGAACTGATGAAGGTCGGGATCGAACGCCCGAACCGCTGCGGCTATGCCGTCGGCCTGTCCTACCCGCCCGACTGGGGCGAACATACCGTGTCCCTGCGTGCCATGGATGAAACCGTGTTGGAACCGGGGATGACTTTCCACTTCATGCCCGGGCTCTGGATGGATGATTGGGGGCTGGAAACCACCGAAACCATCCTGATCCGCGAAGACGGCGCGGCGGAGCCCCTGTGCAACGTGCCCCGCAAGCTGTTCGTCAAAGACTGA
- the argE gene encoding acetylornithine deacetylase, with protein MDRLAETRTILADLIAFPTISADSNLEAIAYIARHLEAAGARVEVLRDATGTKANLWASFGPEIDGGLVLSGHSDVVPVAEQPWSSDPFSLREAEGKLFGRGTCDMKGFIAACLALAPDLAEAAQDRPIHIAITHDEEVGCIGARALVDMLRARAIRPALALIGEPTSMQVVEGHKGVCEYTVRFSGSEGHGSAPDRGTNAVEFATRYITHLLSLRDDLKARAPEISAFEPPETTINIGALHGGHAHNVIPGMATLEWEMRPINDDDMAFVKSSVAAYCDTELLPAMRTVTPGADIQTETIGEVTGLVPMAENEIRDMVQRLTGANGAHCVPFGTEAGLFQQLGMQAVLCGPGSIDQAHKPDEFVEISQLEQCLEMLGKLARRHGRTGDAG; from the coding sequence ATGGACAGGCTTGCCGAAACCCGCACGATCCTGGCCGATCTGATCGCCTTTCCGACCATCTCGGCGGACAGCAACCTGGAGGCCATCGCCTATATCGCGCGCCATCTCGAAGCCGCTGGCGCGCGGGTCGAGGTGCTGCGCGATGCGACCGGCACCAAGGCGAACCTCTGGGCCAGTTTCGGCCCCGAAATCGACGGCGGTCTGGTCCTGTCGGGCCATTCCGACGTGGTGCCGGTGGCAGAACAACCCTGGAGCAGCGATCCATTCAGCTTGCGCGAAGCCGAGGGCAAGCTTTTCGGCCGGGGCACCTGCGACATGAAGGGCTTCATCGCCGCCTGCCTCGCGCTGGCGCCGGATCTGGCAGAGGCCGCGCAGGACCGCCCGATCCATATCGCGATCACCCACGACGAAGAGGTCGGCTGCATCGGCGCCCGCGCCCTTGTCGACATGCTGCGCGCACGTGCCATCCGCCCGGCCCTTGCCCTGATCGGCGAGCCGACCAGCATGCAGGTGGTCGAAGGCCACAAGGGCGTCTGCGAATACACCGTGCGATTTTCGGGCTCCGAAGGGCATGGATCGGCGCCTGATCGCGGCACCAACGCGGTGGAATTCGCCACCCGCTACATCACCCACCTGCTGTCCCTGCGCGATGATCTGAAGGCCCGCGCGCCCGAAATTTCGGCGTTCGAGCCGCCTGAGACCACGATCAACATCGGCGCCCTGCACGGTGGCCACGCCCATAACGTCATCCCCGGCATGGCGACGCTGGAATGGGAAATGCGCCCGATCAACGACGACGACATGGCCTTCGTGAAATCGTCGGTCGCGGCCTATTGCGATACCGAGCTTCTGCCCGCCATGCGCACAGTGACACCCGGAGCGGACATTCAGACCGAAACCATCGGCGAGGTTACCGGCCTTGTTCCCATGGCCGAGAACGAGATCCGAGATATGGTCCAGCGTCTGACCGGGGCGAATGGCGCCCATTGCGTGCCCTTCGGCACCGAGGCGGGCCTGTTCCAGCAGCTTGGTATGCAGGCCGTGCTTTGTGGTCCCGGATCTATCGATCAGGCGCATAAACCGGATGAGTTCGTCGAGATTTCTCAGCTGGAACAATGCCTTGAGATGCTCGGCAAGCTGGCGCGCCGCCATGGGCGAACCGGTGACGCAGGCTGA
- a CDS encoding GntR family transcriptional regulator, with protein MRCSASWRAAMGEPVTQAEGAGPQDGLSETARDRSDRIEEALRDRICMLDYPPGQRLSEAELAAEFGISRTPLRRVLARLEAEGLVDAVHGVGTFVTDLADDALDQIYHLRIALCILPARLDPRPPSPALCRQFRALAARAAALPADPTNRRDFARLILDFILAQGQLSANRPLMQMTRHLYLQTARIWIHSLAADDLDLAEEIAIFAREAEDVCTALQAGDLEAAASIHRAHVSMSFRRILARRQRPAPPDRR; from the coding sequence TTGAGATGCTCGGCAAGCTGGCGCGCCGCCATGGGCGAACCGGTGACGCAGGCTGAAGGCGCGGGGCCGCAGGACGGCCTGAGCGAAACCGCCCGCGACCGGAGCGACCGGATTGAAGAGGCCCTGCGGGACCGGATCTGCATGCTCGACTACCCGCCGGGACAACGCCTGTCCGAGGCAGAACTGGCCGCTGAATTCGGCATCTCGAGGACGCCTCTGCGGCGGGTGCTTGCGCGGCTCGAAGCCGAAGGGCTGGTCGATGCGGTGCATGGGGTCGGGACCTTTGTGACGGATCTGGCCGATGACGCCCTTGACCAGATCTATCACCTGCGGATCGCCCTTTGCATCTTGCCGGCGCGTCTTGATCCGCGCCCCCCGTCCCCTGCCCTTTGCCGGCAGTTCCGCGCCCTTGCCGCACGCGCCGCCGCCCTTCCCGCGGATCCTACGAACCGCCGGGATTTTGCCCGGTTGATCCTTGATTTCATTCTCGCGCAAGGACAGCTTTCGGCGAACCGGCCACTCATGCAGATGACCCGGCATCTTTACCTGCAAACCGCGCGCATCTGGATACATAGCCTCGCGGCCGACGACCTTGACCTTGCCGAGGAGATCGCGATTTTCGCCCGCGAAGCCGAAGACGTCTGCACCGCGCTGCAGGCAGGCGACCTGGAGGCCGCGGCCTCCATCCACCGCGCCCATGTCTCGATGAGCTTCCGCCGCATCCTGGCCCGGCGGCAGCGCCCGGCGCCGCCCGACCGGCGCTGA
- a CDS encoding AI-2E family transporter, whose amino-acid sequence MQENRFQNLVLGVILFMAIACMLVLGRSILLPIVTALILIYVLESAVTMIRRLPVLRVFPVQILRLILLVGLILLILILAAIISATVKEIIAVSPGYEENLRAMVDGVATRFHLEEQAAWDKIRDETIGRIDLRVLFLAVLGGFTNAGAMIFLVFIYAAFMIAERESFQRRLNAALKSRTQFDRVAHILADINIKISRYLAFKTLINVILGVISFAVLWAWGVDFALFWAVVIGLLNYIPYVGSYLAVFFPVALSLAQFGSISLTLLVGVSLTSVQFVLGNIVEPRLIGRQLNLSPFVVLLALAVWTTMWGIPGAILAVPLTSILAIVLSSFDTTRWLALLLAERVDEIEVAHPEASDPAALP is encoded by the coding sequence ATGCAGGAAAACCGGTTTCAGAACCTCGTTCTCGGGGTCATCCTGTTCATGGCGATTGCCTGTATGCTGGTGTTGGGGCGCAGCATCCTGTTGCCCATCGTCACGGCCCTGATCCTGATCTACGTGCTGGAATCCGCCGTCACCATGATCCGCCGACTGCCGGTGCTGCGGGTCTTTCCGGTGCAGATCCTGCGGCTGATCCTGCTGGTGGGATTGATCTTGCTGATCCTGATCCTGGCCGCGATCATTTCCGCCACGGTCAAGGAAATCATCGCGGTTTCACCAGGATACGAGGAAAACCTGCGCGCCATGGTCGATGGTGTCGCCACCCGTTTCCATCTTGAGGAACAGGCAGCCTGGGACAAGATCCGCGATGAAACCATCGGGCGGATCGACCTGCGGGTGCTGTTTCTGGCGGTGCTGGGCGGGTTCACCAACGCCGGCGCAATGATATTTCTGGTGTTCATCTACGCGGCCTTCATGATTGCCGAACGGGAGTCGTTTCAGCGCCGCCTGAACGCCGCCCTGAAAAGCCGCACGCAGTTTGACCGGGTCGCCCATATCCTGGCCGATATCAACATCAAGATCAGCCGCTACCTTGCCTTCAAGACCCTGATCAACGTGATCCTCGGGGTGATATCCTTTGCGGTGCTCTGGGCCTGGGGGGTGGATTTCGCCCTTTTCTGGGCGGTGGTGATCGGGCTGCTGAACTACATTCCCTATGTCGGTTCCTACCTTGCCGTTTTCTTTCCCGTGGCCCTGTCACTGGCGCAATTCGGCTCGATCTCGCTGACCCTGCTGGTTGGGGTGTCGCTGACAAGCGTGCAATTCGTGCTGGGCAACATCGTCGAACCCCGCCTGATCGGGCGTCAGCTGAACCTCAGCCCCTTCGTGGTGTTGCTGGCCCTGGCGGTCTGGACCACCATGTGGGGCATCCCCGGTGCCATTCTGGCCGTGCCGCTGACATCCATCCTGGCGATCGTCCTGTCGAGCTTCGACACCACGCGTTGGCTGGCGCTGCTGCTGGCCGAACGGGTCGACGAGATCGAAGTGGCCCATCCCGAAGCAAGTGATCCTGCCGCCTTGCCGTGA
- a CDS encoding adenine deaminase, with protein sequence MTLPPETVADTDLDPVAEAAIRQALLQVALGHAPADRILRPGRLLDTGTGLWRDVQEIVISGARIAYTGPAGSWPGTAPEIVDLPDLAAVPGLGEVHKHIESSHLTPEYEAALVLPRGNTWTCEASHEFSNVDADHTLDFWLAARRAGSPLKIYPLPGSAVPPTAYEHGGGWLGHDAQRDFLKDSRMVAGLDEVMDWPGVSDPANPSHDRLWGMMTATMAARAVVEGHAAGITDLPGINAFAAAGIASDHEMWTAQEAMDKLAAGLFVELRIHSLTEMVQGLLQMGLRDWSRVAFATDDRSATDTLKTGATDHNVRTAIAAGLAPEIAIQCATINPARHMRLEAWQGLIAPGRYADIVLLDDVDSFAIAEVWADGRRVSRGKTYLAEIPQIDWPDWASDTVNVGRTLQAEDFRIPAAPGRETMTAALLRPFHWAPNFLTADLPVQDGAVQRDSARNVTKFAVIDRFSGRGEVSKMFWLGCGPATPETALACSMAHDKHNLWACGSSDAAMALAANTVAEMQGGWALVSGGKVLATIRWEIAGLMSARPAQALDADMQALLKAAETIDWLYEPSYNPRWQPGFPERLAWATLTCSPWTWVLVAPSDHAPEGLVNVTTGATHPVVW encoded by the coding sequence ATGACCCTGCCCCCCGAGACCGTCGCCGATACCGATCTTGATCCCGTCGCCGAAGCCGCCATTCGCCAGGCCCTTTTGCAGGTCGCCCTTGGCCACGCGCCTGCCGACCGGATCCTGCGTCCAGGGCGGCTTCTGGATACCGGGACCGGCCTGTGGCGCGACGTGCAGGAGATCGTCATTTCAGGCGCTCGCATCGCCTATACCGGTCCGGCGGGCAGCTGGCCCGGCACCGCGCCCGAGATCGTCGACCTGCCGGACCTGGCCGCGGTGCCCGGTCTGGGCGAGGTCCACAAGCATATCGAAAGCTCGCACCTGACGCCGGAATACGAAGCAGCCCTTGTCCTGCCGCGCGGCAATACCTGGACTTGCGAGGCCAGCCACGAATTTTCCAATGTCGATGCCGATCACACGCTGGATTTCTGGCTTGCGGCGCGGCGCGCCGGGTCGCCGCTGAAGATCTATCCCTTGCCCGGCTCGGCCGTTCCGCCGACTGCCTATGAACACGGCGGCGGCTGGCTGGGTCACGATGCGCAGCGCGATTTCCTGAAGGACAGCCGCATGGTCGCCGGTCTGGACGAGGTCATGGACTGGCCCGGGGTCTCCGATCCTGCAAACCCGTCCCATGACCGGCTTTGGGGCATGATGACCGCCACCATGGCCGCCCGCGCCGTGGTCGAAGGCCATGCTGCCGGGATCACCGATCTGCCGGGCATCAATGCCTTTGCCGCCGCCGGGATCGCCTCGGATCATGAAATGTGGACCGCGCAGGAAGCGATGGACAAGCTTGCGGCGGGGCTGTTCGTCGAATTGCGCATCCATTCGCTGACCGAAATGGTACAGGGACTGTTGCAGATGGGTCTGCGCGACTGGAGCCGCGTGGCCTTTGCCACCGATGACCGGTCCGCCACGGACACGCTGAAGACCGGGGCGACGGATCACAACGTCCGCACCGCCATCGCCGCCGGTCTTGCGCCCGAAATCGCCATCCAATGCGCCACGATCAACCCCGCCCGGCACATGCGGCTCGAGGCCTGGCAGGGCCTGATCGCACCGGGCCGCTATGCAGATATCGTGCTGCTTGACGACGTCGACAGCTTTGCCATCGCCGAGGTCTGGGCCGATGGTCGCCGGGTATCGCGGGGCAAGACCTACCTTGCCGAAATCCCGCAGATCGACTGGCCCGACTGGGCCAGTGATACGGTGAATGTCGGTCGCACCTTGCAGGCCGAGGATTTTCGCATCCCTGCCGCTCCGGGGCGCGAGACCATGACAGCGGCGCTGCTGCGTCCCTTCCATTGGGCGCCGAATTTCCTGACCGCCGATCTGCCCGTACAGGACGGCGCCGTTCAGCGTGACAGCGCGCGCAATGTCACCAAGTTCGCCGTGATCGACCGGTTCTCGGGGCGCGGCGAAGTGTCAAAGATGTTCTGGCTGGGCTGCGGCCCGGCAACGCCCGAGACGGCGCTCGCCTGCTCCATGGCGCATGACAAGCATAACCTCTGGGCTTGCGGGTCCTCGGACGCGGCGATGGCGCTGGCGGCCAATACAGTGGCTGAAATGCAGGGAGGCTGGGCGCTGGTGTCTGGGGGCAAGGTGCTGGCCACGATCCGCTGGGAAATCGCCGGGCTGATGTCCGCCCGCCCCGCGCAGGCGCTGGACGCGGACATGCAGGCACTGCTGAAGGCCGCCGAAACCATCGACTGGCTGTACGAGCCTTCCTACAATCCGCGCTGGCAACCCGGCTTCCCGGAGCGACTCGCCTGGGCCACCCTGACCTGTTCGCCCTGGACCTGGGTCCTTGTCGCACCGTCGGACCACGCGCCGGAAGGGTTGGTTAACGTAACGACAGGCGCGACTCACCCGGTTGTGTGGTAG
- a CDS encoding ABC transporter substrate-binding protein has product MRNLASLSAIALIASAAAAQSETLTVSWWGYNGDKLDANIIQPFKEMCGCDVVFETGNNADRLGKLQARGGKGVDVIFLTDAYSQIGVEQGVFQKVDPAKIPNLENIYPVARDPQGGFGPAYTVGRIGIVYDSATVEPITSWSDLFRDDLGGMVSLPGITTTAGPMVVVQAGMVAGTDAYEDDAPAFELIEALKPQVVKNYNNGSEMVNLISTGEAQITMTQDFTLGSLKNAVPTMTWADLEDGDIAVLNTLNIPTGSENVDLAHEFINFVLSDEVQQKEAEQGVDAPINMNVELAPEQAAMWTYGQEAIDALNTMDYAKMNAHKSDWIDMWNEIFGM; this is encoded by the coding sequence ATGAGAAATCTTGCTTCGCTCTCCGCCATCGCTCTGATCGCCTCTGCGGCGGCCGCCCAGTCCGAAACCCTTACTGTTTCCTGGTGGGGCTACAACGGCGACAAGCTCGACGCCAACATCATCCAGCCTTTCAAGGAAATGTGCGGCTGCGACGTGGTCTTCGAGACCGGCAACAACGCCGACCGTCTGGGCAAGCTGCAGGCGCGCGGCGGCAAGGGTGTCGATGTCATCTTCCTGACCGACGCCTATAGCCAGATCGGTGTCGAACAGGGCGTCTTCCAGAAGGTCGATCCCGCGAAGATCCCGAACCTTGAAAACATCTACCCCGTCGCGCGCGATCCCCAGGGCGGCTTCGGTCCGGCCTACACCGTCGGGCGCATCGGGATCGTCTACGACAGCGCCACGGTCGAGCCGATCACCTCGTGGAGCGATCTGTTCCGCGATGACCTTGGCGGCATGGTCTCGCTGCCCGGCATCACCACCACGGCGGGCCCGATGGTCGTCGTGCAGGCCGGCATGGTCGCGGGCACCGATGCCTACGAAGACGACGCCCCCGCCTTCGAGCTGATCGAGGCGCTGAAGCCGCAGGTCGTCAAGAACTACAATAACGGTTCGGAAATGGTAAACCTGATCTCGACCGGCGAAGCCCAGATCACGATGACGCAGGATTTCACGCTCGGCTCGCTGAAGAACGCCGTGCCGACCATGACCTGGGCGGATCTTGAAGACGGTGACATCGCGGTCCTGAACACGCTGAACATCCCCACCGGATCGGAAAACGTCGATCTGGCGCATGAGTTCATCAACTTCGTGCTCTCCGACGAGGTTCAGCAGAAAGAAGCCGAACAGGGCGTCGATGCGCCGATCAACATGAACGTGGAACTGGCCCCCGAACAGGCCGCCATGTGGACCTATGGTCAGGAGGCGATCGACGCGCTGAACACCATGGATTACGCCAAGATGAACGCCCACAAGTCCGACTGGATCGACATGTGGAACGAAATCTTCGGCATGTAA
- a CDS encoding ABC transporter permease, translating into MSSLSSPRLRAWALSAPALLLVVLFLLVPVFSTLATTFGDPEGPLATYATFFNSRLRMRVLWRTMEVAVITTVISVFIGFLTAWVVSRAPGRLKSLLIIAAVFPLLTGVVVRSFAWLIILGKNGILNDTLLWIGVISEPVSMLYTEGSVIVAMVYLFVPLMILTLVGVLEGIPQDMTDAAASLGARPAAAFRQVVLPMAVPGLIVGSVLVFTGSFTSYATPQLLGGERQMMMGTFLYQNAMVRFDWVAASTVAAIMVVVTLTTVILMSRLARKLNPVAG; encoded by the coding sequence GTGTCTTCGCTCTCATCCCCCCGCCTGCGCGCCTGGGCGCTGTCGGCCCCGGCGCTGCTGCTGGTCGTGCTGTTCCTGCTGGTCCCGGTCTTTTCGACCCTGGCGACCACCTTCGGTGATCCCGAAGGGCCTCTGGCCACCTATGCCACCTTCTTCAATTCCCGCCTGCGCATGCGCGTCCTGTGGCGCACGATGGAAGTCGCGGTGATCACCACGGTGATTTCCGTCTTCATCGGCTTCCTGACCGCCTGGGTCGTGTCGCGCGCACCCGGCCGGCTGAAAAGCCTGCTGATCATCGCGGCGGTCTTTCCGCTGCTGACCGGTGTGGTGGTGCGCAGCTTTGCCTGGCTGATCATCCTCGGCAAGAATGGCATCCTCAATGATACGCTGCTCTGGATCGGCGTGATCTCCGAACCGGTGTCGATGCTTTACACCGAAGGCTCGGTCATCGTGGCGATGGTCTACCTGTTCGTGCCACTGATGATCCTGACCCTGGTCGGCGTGCTGGAAGGCATCCCCCAGGACATGACCGATGCGGCAGCCTCGCTTGGCGCCAGGCCCGCGGCGGCCTTCCGGCAGGTCGTCCTGCCGATGGCCGTGCCGGGACTGATCGTCGGCTCGGTGCTGGTCTTTACCGGCAGCTTCACCTCCTACGCGACGCCGCAGCTTCTGGGCGGAGAGCGCCAGATGATGATGGGGACCTTCCTTTACCAGAACGCCATGGTGCGCTTCGACTGGGTCGCGGCCTCGACCGTGGCGGCGATCATGGTGGTGGTGACCCTGACGACGGTGATCCTGATGTCGCGCCTTGCACGCAAACTGAACCCGGTGGCCGGCTGA
- a CDS encoding ABC transporter permease, whose translation MKQRTHPALIAVALLTFVFLVGPLVIIIGTSLSDTSYLTFPPQGYTLHWYENIFDISAFRRTMVTSFTLAVGGTALSMLIGIPAAYALARYRVELPKFLGNVFVLPILIPEIVMGFSLMKSVAIGAGLPIMTSLLVGHALLVLPYCVRVTGASLNAFDFSIEDAAVSLGCPRWKAFFTVVLPNVKAGIIAGFILAFITSLNDVSVSIFLTGPGVSTLPIQLLAHMEQFFDPTIASVSVLLMFVTTAVMAIVERTLGLTFLTK comes from the coding sequence ATGAAACAACGCACCCATCCCGCACTGATCGCTGTCGCGCTGCTGACCTTTGTCTTTCTGGTCGGTCCGCTGGTGATCATCATCGGCACATCGCTGTCCGATACCTCCTACCTGACCTTCCCGCCGCAGGGCTATACCCTGCACTGGTATGAGAACATCTTCGACATCTCGGCCTTCCGCCGGACCATGGTGACCAGCTTCACCCTGGCCGTGGGGGGCACTGCCCTGTCGATGCTGATCGGTATCCCGGCGGCCTATGCGCTGGCCCGCTACCGGGTCGAACTGCCGAAGTTCCTTGGCAATGTCTTTGTCCTACCGATCCTGATCCCGGAGATCGTCATGGGCTTTTCACTGATGAAGAGCGTCGCCATCGGGGCCGGCCTGCCGATCATGACCTCGCTTCTGGTCGGGCACGCCCTGCTGGTGCTGCCCTACTGCGTGCGCGTCACCGGGGCCTCGCTGAACGCCTTCGACTTCTCGATCGAAGACGCGGCCGTCTCGCTTGGCTGCCCGCGCTGGAAGGCCTTCTTTACCGTGGTGCTGCCCAATGTGAAGGCCGGCATCATCGCCGGGTTCATCCTGGCCTTCATCACCTCGCTCAACGATGTGTCGGTGTCGATCTTCCTGACCGGACCGGGGGTCTCGACCCTGCCGATCCAGCTGCTTGCCCATATGGAGCAGTTCTTCGACCCCACCATCGCCTCTGTCTCTGTCCTGCTGATGTTCGTCACCACCGCCGTCATGGCGATCGTGGAACGCACGCTCGGCCTGACCTTCCTTACAAAGTAG
- a CDS encoding ABC transporter ATP-binding protein — protein sequence MTVSLSLDAITAHYGSTKVLEDLSLHVGEGELVSLLGASGCGKTTTLRLVAGFLEPTSGTIKLGDRDLTRLPPHARDIGLVFQTYALFPHLSVRDNVAFGLKQRGMGTTERRKRADDMIDRVGLNSLADRYPANLSGGQRQRVALARALVIEPPLLMFDEPLSNLDAKLRVDMRVEIRRLQQANGTTALYVTHDQEEAFSISDRVAIMNAGRIMQLDTPEVLYSRPANAFVADFVGFENMIPMTVIAEAGDSVRAEMAGGATLDFPKDTFSVPARNFVLATRPEGLAVSTTDWGIPATLGLRTYLGRAYQYQCTTAAGELKANGPLTAPHEPGLAVNLVPQPEQCCLLPAETA from the coding sequence ATGACTGTCTCTCTTTCTCTCGACGCGATCACCGCCCATTACGGATCGACCAAGGTGCTTGAAGACCTGTCGCTGCACGTCGGCGAGGGCGAGCTTGTCTCGCTGCTCGGAGCGTCCGGTTGCGGCAAGACGACGACGCTGCGGCTGGTCGCAGGCTTCCTCGAGCCCACGTCGGGCACCATCAAGCTGGGCGACCGGGACCTGACCCGCCTGCCCCCGCATGCCCGCGACATCGGGCTGGTGTTCCAGACCTACGCGCTGTTCCCGCATCTGAGCGTGCGCGACAACGTGGCCTTCGGGCTGAAGCAGCGCGGCATGGGCACGACCGAGCGCCGCAAGCGGGCCGACGACATGATCGACCGCGTCGGCCTCAATTCCCTTGCCGACCGCTATCCGGCCAACCTGTCGGGCGGTCAGCGCCAGCGGGTCGCCCTGGCCCGCGCGCTGGTGATCGAACCGCCGCTGCTGATGTTCGACGAACCGCTGTCGAACCTCGACGCCAAGCTGCGCGTCGACATGCGGGTCGAGATCCGTCGCCTGCAACAGGCCAATGGCACCACCGCGCTTTATGTCACGCATGATCAGGAAGAGGCGTTCTCGATCTCTGACCGGGTCGCGATCATGAACGCGGGCCGCATCATGCAGCTTGACACGCCAGAGGTGCTGTATTCCCGCCCCGCCAACGCCTTTGTCGCGGATTTCGTCGGCTTCGAGAACATGATCCCGATGACCGTCATCGCCGAAGCCGGCGATTCCGTGCGCGCCGAAATGGCTGGCGGCGCGACGCTGGACTTCCCGAAGGACACGTTCTCCGTTCCGGCCAGGAACTTCGTCCTTGCGACCCGTCCCGAAGGGCTGGCCGTCTCGACCACCGATTGGGGCATCCCGGCGACGCTTGGCCTGCGCACCTACCTCGGCCGCGCCTACCAGTACCAATGCACCACCGCCGCAGGCGAACTGAAGGCCAATGGCCCCCTGACCGCCCCGCATGAGCCTGGCCTTGCCGTGAACCTGGTGCCGCAGCCCGAACAATGCTGCCTGTTGCCCGCGGAAACCGCGTGA